A segment of the Paraburkholderia fungorum genome:
CGCGCGCTCCGACGCCGGACGTGTTCGCGAGATCAACGAAGACGCCTGCCTCGACCAGCCCGGCACCGGACGCTGGGCCGTCGCCGACGGCATGGGCGGACATGCGGTCGGCGATCTGGCGAGCCGCCTGGTGATCGACGCGCTAAGCCGGATCGCATCACCTGTCAGCATGAAAACGCTGATCGCCGATGCCCGCGCGCGACTGCAAACCGCCAATCGTCAACTGAGGGACGAAGCCGCGCGTCGTCAGGTGCAGCGCATTGGCAGCACGGTCGTCGTGTTGCTCGCTTGCGACCGGTTCTGCGGCTATGTGTGGGCAGGCGACAGCCGCATCTACCTGTATCGCGGCGGCCAGTTGCAGCAACTCACGCGCGATCACAGCCAGGTGGAACAACTGAAATCGCTCGGCGTCATTACCGATGAAGAGGCGCGACATCATCCGGCACAACACATGATTACGCGCGCGGTCGGCGCCACGGACATGCTGGATCTCGACGACGACGCAATCGAAGTCGTCGACGGCGATGTGTTCGTGCTATGCAGCGACGGCCTGAGTAACGAACTCAGCGACGACGAGATAATTGCGGTATTGACTTCCGCGGAACGGGAGAACGCGTCTGAAGAACTGGTTGAACTGGCACTGGCGAAAGGTGGCCGGGACAACATCACCGCGGTCGTCGTTCAGGCGGAAGACCCCAATGCCACGGACAAAACACTGCTGAATCCGGCACCCTGAAGCAGGCCGTTTAATACTACGCGTCCCCTTCTTCTTCGTCGTGCTCATCGGCGCCATTCCGGTTTGCAGGCGACATTGCGCGATTGCGAAAGTCTTTCGAGTGCAAGCCGTGTTTCTTCAAAAGCATCTGCAAATGCGAGCGATTCATGTCGATCCGCCTCGCCAGTTCAGCGACGGTACCGTGCACTTCGCGAAGTCCGCGTTCGAGAAAGGCTTTTTCTGCGTCGTCACTGGCGGCCCGTTTTGCATCGCTCAGCGACATCAGATTCGCGACGCTGATCGGCTCCTGCCCGCTTACCGATGTCATGACATTTGCGGAGGCCGACGAACCCGGCGACGCCGGACGCATGTCCACCGGCAAATGATCGATGTCCGCCATATCTCCCGCGAGACACGACACCCGATACATCACATTACGTAACTCGCGAATATTTCCCGGATACGCGTAGTTCAGAAGAAAGTCCCTTAAACGCGGGGTCAATCTGACGGGCCTGCGCTTTAAGGTTCCGGCGGCCTCGTCGCCGAACCACGCGATCAGCAACGGTATTTCATCGCGACGCTCGCGCAACGGTGGCAGCGTGACGTGAATCACACTGAGCCGATAGAACAGGTCCTCGCGAAACTTGCCCTCTTCGCTGAGTTGCCGCAAGTTGCGATTCGTCGCCGCGACAATACGCGTGTCGACTGCAATCGTTTCATCCGATCCGACTCGTTGAATCTCGTGCGCTTCGAGCACGCGCAACAGTTTCACCTGCCCTGCCAGCGGCAACTCACCGATTTCGTCGAGAAAGATCGTACCCGTATGCGCGCTTTCGAATTTCCCCTTGCGGTCGTTCGACGCCCCGGTGAATGCCCCTTTGCGATGCCCGAACAATTCCGACTCCAGCAGATTGTCCGGAATCGCGCCGCAGTTCACGGAGATAAACGGTTTGTCCGCGCGCGAGCCGTTCGCGTGAATCACTTTCGCCATCAGTTCCTTGCCGGTGCCGCTCTCACCATCGATCAACACGGGCAGGTCGGTCGGCGCCGCCTTCTCGGCAATTTCAAGCGATTCGAGCAAACGCGCATTATCGCCAAACGTGCCCTCGAAAATGAAGCTGCGTTCGAGCAACGCCTTGCGCCTTGCACCGCGCGATTGATCGGCGCGCTCCTGCGGCTCGGCCGAAGTCGCCGCCTGTACAAAGCGCTCCTTATGCGATAACTGCATCACCTCGTCGCGTAACGATGTGGCCTGCCGCAATAGTTTGTCGATATCGGCACGCTCG
Coding sequences within it:
- a CDS encoding PP2C family protein-serine/threonine phosphatase, encoding MTCKSQFRWTSSARSDAGRVREINEDACLDQPGTGRWAVADGMGGHAVGDLASRLVIDALSRIASPVSMKTLIADARARLQTANRQLRDEAARRQVQRIGSTVVVLLACDRFCGYVWAGDSRIYLYRGGQLQQLTRDHSQVEQLKSLGVITDEEARHHPAQHMITRAVGATDMLDLDDDAIEVVDGDVFVLCSDGLSNELSDDEIIAVLTSAERENASEELVELALAKGGRDNITAVVVQAEDPNATDKTLLNPAP
- a CDS encoding sigma-54 interaction domain-containing protein, coding for MKILDQIEEASPAISYAGLIERIEILRSTLRWSTRLERADIDKLLRQATSLRDEVMQLSHKERFVQAATSAEPQERADQSRGARRKALLERSFIFEGTFGDNARLLESLEIAEKAAPTDLPVLIDGESGTGKELMAKVIHANGSRADKPFISVNCGAIPDNLLESELFGHRKGAFTGASNDRKGKFESAHTGTIFLDEIGELPLAGQVKLLRVLEAHEIQRVGSDETIAVDTRIVAATNRNLRQLSEEGKFREDLFYRLSVIHVTLPPLRERRDEIPLLIAWFGDEAAGTLKRRPVRLTPRLRDFLLNYAYPGNIRELRNVMYRVSCLAGDMADIDHLPVDMRPASPGSSASANVMTSVSGQEPISVANLMSLSDAKRAASDDAEKAFLERGLREVHGTVAELARRIDMNRSHLQMLLKKHGLHSKDFRNRAMSPANRNGADEHDEEEGDA